Proteins encoded in a region of the Sander lucioperca isolate FBNREF2018 chromosome 18, SLUC_FBN_1.2, whole genome shotgun sequence genome:
- the zgc:154055 gene encoding myotubularin-related protein 9 isoform X4 — protein sequence MEFSEHIKTANVEDVVLRQPLQPPSRGTLCITGHHLLFSDREEGSSRQVLLLLRNIDAIEKRISESSGTITIKCKDLHVLQLDIPGMEQCLNIARSIETLSCLDSVSEMYPFFYRPSDANLPDQWGLSSPEKHYSQMKELHDRWRLSTVNREYLVCPSYPPAVIVPKNIDDDMLEKVAKFRQGGRFPVLCYYHKKNGTVIMRSSQPLTGANRKRCREDEQLLQAAIEGSDKGYIIDTRSSQQALQASMTGGGFESKSCYSSWKRLHRQMERGKALQESLIKLVEACGDEYHNMDRWLSKLENSKWLSHVQTALSTAGLLAECVERDGHSVLVYGSEGKDSTLLISTLAQLIMDPYCRTLEGFLALLEREWVQAGHPFQQRCAHSAYSHARLQQESPVFLLLLDCVWQLWRQFPLALGFSEALLLRLATEAYASNYGTFLCNSDQERCVLGLKENTHCLFQALLRPRERDCYSNPLYEPTELAIWPSVHPQSLQLWRGFFLRRTPQARHLEEVQEEIRNMVIKWGKLALS from the exons ATGGAGTTTTCTGAGCATATCAAGACCGCGAATGTGGAGGATGTTGTGCTCCGACAGCCGCTACAACCGCCGAGCAGAGGCACCCTGTGCATCACCGGCCACCACCTGCTCTTCTCGGACAGGGAGGAGGGCAGCTCTCGGCAGGTTCTGCTGCTCCTCAGGAACATCGATGCCATTGAGAAAAG aatatCTGAATCTTCAGGGACGATTACTATCAAGTGTAAAGATCTGCACGTGCTCCAGCTTGACATCCCAGGCATGGAGCAGTGTCTCAACATTGCACGCTCTATCGAG ACCCTGTCCTGTCTGGACAGTGTGTCAGAGATGTACCCTTTCTTTTACAGACCTTCTGATGCCAACCTGCCGGACCAGTGGGGTCTCTCGTCCCCTGAAAAGCACTACAGTCAAATGAAGGAACTT CATGATCGGTGGAGACTAAGCACTGTGAACAGAGAATACTTAGTGTGTCCCTCTTACCCTCCAGCTGTCATCGTCCCCAAGAACATAGACGATGACATGCTGGAGAAGGTGGCCAAATTCAGACAGGGAGGACGCTTCCCTGTCCTCTGCTACTACCATAAGAAGAATGGCACG GTAATTATGCGCAGCAGTCAGCCGCTGACGGGAGCCAATAGGAAGCGCTGCAGGGAAGATGAGCAACTCCTCCAGGCTGCGATTGAAGGCTCAGACAAAGGTTACATTATTGACACACGCTCCAGTCAGCAGGCACTGCAGGCAAGCATGACAGGCGGAGGGTTTGAGTCCAAATCGTGTTATAGCAGCTGGAAGAGACTACACAGACAAATGGAGAG GGGTAAAGCACTGCAGGAGAGTCTAATTAAACTGGTGGAGGCCTGTGGTGACGAGTACCATAATATGGACCGTTGGCTCAGTAAGCTTGAAAATTCAAAGTGGCTGTCTCACGTCCAAACTGCCCTGTCAACTGCTGGTCTGCTGGCGGAGTGTGTGGAGAG GGACGGTCATTCAGTTCTGGTTTACGGCTCTGAAGGGAAAGACTCCACTTTGCTCATCAGCACTCTGGCTCAGCTCATCATGGACCCATACTGCCGCACACTGGAGGGCTTCCTGGCTCTGCTGGAGAGGGAGTGGGTAcag GCAGGACACCCATTCCAGCAGCGATGTGCCCACTCGGCCTACTCCCATGCCCGTCTCCAGCAGGAGTCCCCGgtcttcctgctgctgctggactgTGTGTGGCAGCTGTGGCGTCAGTTCCCCCTGGCACTGGGCTTCTCTGAGGCGCTGCTCCTGAGGTTGGCGACTGAGGCCTATGCGTCTAACTATGGCACCTTCCTGTGTAACAGCGATCAGGAGAG GTGTGTTCTAGGACTGAAGGAGAACACTCACTGTTTGTTCCAGGCACTGTTGAGGCCCAGGGAGAGAGACTGCTACTCTAACCCCTTGTATGAGCCCACTGAGCTGGCAATCTGGCCCTCAGTCCACCCTCAGTCCCTACAGCTTTGGAGAG GCTTTTTTCTGAGGCGGACCCCACAGGCTCGTCACCTTGAAGAGGTTCAGGAGGAAATAAGGAACATGGTCATTAAGTGGGGGAAACTGGCGCTCAGCTGA
- the zgc:154055 gene encoding myotubularin-related protein 9-like isoform X5 has product MWRMLCSDSRYNRRAEAPCASPATTCSSRTGRRAALGRFCCSSGTSMPLRKVWKTFWATPASSLMQATVKKEYLNLQGRLLSSVKICTCSSLTSQAWSSVSTLHALSRPSDANLPDQWGLSSPEKHYSQMKELHDRWRLSTVNREYLVCPSYPPAVIVPKNIDDDMLEKVAKFRQGGRFPVLCYYHKKNGTVIMRSSQPLTGANRKRCREDEQLLQAAIEGSDKGYIIDTRSSQQALQASMTGGGFESKSCYSSWKRLHRQMERGKALQESLIKLVEACGDEYHNMDRWLSKLENSKWLSHVQTALSTAGLLAECVERDGHSVLVYGSEGKDSTLLISTLAQLIMDPYCRTLEGFLALLEREWVQAGHPFQQRCAHSAYSHARLQQESPVFLLLLDCVWQLWRQFPLALGFSEALLLRLATEAYASNYGTFLCNSDQERCVLGLKENTHCLFQALLRPRERDCYSNPLYEPTELAIWPSVHPQSLQLWRGFFLRRTPQARHLEEVQEEIRNMVIKWGKLALS; this is encoded by the exons ATGTGGAGGATGTTGTGCTCCGACAGCCGCTACAACCGCCGAGCAGAGGCACCCTGTGCATCACCGGCCACCACCTGCTCTTCTCGGACAGGGAGGAGGGCAGCTCTCGGCAGGTTCTGCTGCTCCTCAGGAACATCGATGCCATTGAGAAAAG TGTGGAAAACCTTTTGGGCTACTCCTGCGTCTTCGCTAATGCAGGCAACAGTCAAAAAAG aatatCTGAATCTTCAGGGACGATTACTATCAAGTGTAAAGATCTGCACGTGCTCCAGCTTGACATCCCAGGCATGGAGCAGTGTCTCAACATTGCACGCTCTATCGAG ACCTTCTGATGCCAACCTGCCGGACCAGTGGGGTCTCTCGTCCCCTGAAAAGCACTACAGTCAAATGAAGGAACTT CATGATCGGTGGAGACTAAGCACTGTGAACAGAGAATACTTAGTGTGTCCCTCTTACCCTCCAGCTGTCATCGTCCCCAAGAACATAGACGATGACATGCTGGAGAAGGTGGCCAAATTCAGACAGGGAGGACGCTTCCCTGTCCTCTGCTACTACCATAAGAAGAATGGCACG GTAATTATGCGCAGCAGTCAGCCGCTGACGGGAGCCAATAGGAAGCGCTGCAGGGAAGATGAGCAACTCCTCCAGGCTGCGATTGAAGGCTCAGACAAAGGTTACATTATTGACACACGCTCCAGTCAGCAGGCACTGCAGGCAAGCATGACAGGCGGAGGGTTTGAGTCCAAATCGTGTTATAGCAGCTGGAAGAGACTACACAGACAAATGGAGAG GGGTAAAGCACTGCAGGAGAGTCTAATTAAACTGGTGGAGGCCTGTGGTGACGAGTACCATAATATGGACCGTTGGCTCAGTAAGCTTGAAAATTCAAAGTGGCTGTCTCACGTCCAAACTGCCCTGTCAACTGCTGGTCTGCTGGCGGAGTGTGTGGAGAG GGACGGTCATTCAGTTCTGGTTTACGGCTCTGAAGGGAAAGACTCCACTTTGCTCATCAGCACTCTGGCTCAGCTCATCATGGACCCATACTGCCGCACACTGGAGGGCTTCCTGGCTCTGCTGGAGAGGGAGTGGGTAcag GCAGGACACCCATTCCAGCAGCGATGTGCCCACTCGGCCTACTCCCATGCCCGTCTCCAGCAGGAGTCCCCGgtcttcctgctgctgctggactgTGTGTGGCAGCTGTGGCGTCAGTTCCCCCTGGCACTGGGCTTCTCTGAGGCGCTGCTCCTGAGGTTGGCGACTGAGGCCTATGCGTCTAACTATGGCACCTTCCTGTGTAACAGCGATCAGGAGAG GTGTGTTCTAGGACTGAAGGAGAACACTCACTGTTTGTTCCAGGCACTGTTGAGGCCCAGGGAGAGAGACTGCTACTCTAACCCCTTGTATGAGCCCACTGAGCTGGCAATCTGGCCCTCAGTCCACCCTCAGTCCCTACAGCTTTGGAGAG GCTTTTTTCTGAGGCGGACCCCACAGGCTCGTCACCTTGAAGAGGTTCAGGAGGAAATAAGGAACATGGTCATTAAGTGGGGGAAACTGGCGCTCAGCTGA
- the zgc:154055 gene encoding myotubularin-related protein 9-like isoform X3, which produces MWRMLCSDSRYNRRAEAPCASPATTCSSRTGRRAALGRFCCSSGTSMPLRKVWKTFWATPASSLMQATVKKVWKTFWATPASSLMQATVKKEYLNLQGRLLSSVKICTCSSLTSQAWSSVSTLHALSRPSDANLPDQWGLSSPEKHYSQMKELHDRWRLSTVNREYLVCPSYPPAVIVPKNIDDDMLEKVAKFRQGGRFPVLCYYHKKNGTVIMRSSQPLTGANRKRCREDEQLLQAAIEGSDKGYIIDTRSSQQALQASMTGGGFESKSCYSSWKRLHRQMERGKALQESLIKLVEACGDEYHNMDRWLSKLENSKWLSHVQTALSTAGLLAECVERDGHSVLVYGSEGKDSTLLISTLAQLIMDPYCRTLEGFLALLEREWVQAGHPFQQRCAHSAYSHARLQQESPVFLLLLDCVWQLWRQFPLALGFSEALLLRLATEAYASNYGTFLCNSDQERCVLGLKENTHCLFQALLRPRERDCYSNPLYEPTELAIWPSVHPQSLQLWRGFFLRRTPQARHLEEVQEEIRNMVIKWGKLALS; this is translated from the exons ATGTGGAGGATGTTGTGCTCCGACAGCCGCTACAACCGCCGAGCAGAGGCACCCTGTGCATCACCGGCCACCACCTGCTCTTCTCGGACAGGGAGGAGGGCAGCTCTCGGCAGGTTCTGCTGCTCCTCAGGAACATCGATGCCATTGAGAAAAG TGTGGAAAACCTTTTGGGCTACTCCTGCGTCTTCGCTAATGCAGGCAACAGTCAAAAAAG TGTGGAAAACCTTTTGGGCTACTCCTGCGTCTTCGCTAATGCAGGCAACAGTCAAAAAAG aatatCTGAATCTTCAGGGACGATTACTATCAAGTGTAAAGATCTGCACGTGCTCCAGCTTGACATCCCAGGCATGGAGCAGTGTCTCAACATTGCACGCTCTATCGAG ACCTTCTGATGCCAACCTGCCGGACCAGTGGGGTCTCTCGTCCCCTGAAAAGCACTACAGTCAAATGAAGGAACTT CATGATCGGTGGAGACTAAGCACTGTGAACAGAGAATACTTAGTGTGTCCCTCTTACCCTCCAGCTGTCATCGTCCCCAAGAACATAGACGATGACATGCTGGAGAAGGTGGCCAAATTCAGACAGGGAGGACGCTTCCCTGTCCTCTGCTACTACCATAAGAAGAATGGCACG GTAATTATGCGCAGCAGTCAGCCGCTGACGGGAGCCAATAGGAAGCGCTGCAGGGAAGATGAGCAACTCCTCCAGGCTGCGATTGAAGGCTCAGACAAAGGTTACATTATTGACACACGCTCCAGTCAGCAGGCACTGCAGGCAAGCATGACAGGCGGAGGGTTTGAGTCCAAATCGTGTTATAGCAGCTGGAAGAGACTACACAGACAAATGGAGAG GGGTAAAGCACTGCAGGAGAGTCTAATTAAACTGGTGGAGGCCTGTGGTGACGAGTACCATAATATGGACCGTTGGCTCAGTAAGCTTGAAAATTCAAAGTGGCTGTCTCACGTCCAAACTGCCCTGTCAACTGCTGGTCTGCTGGCGGAGTGTGTGGAGAG GGACGGTCATTCAGTTCTGGTTTACGGCTCTGAAGGGAAAGACTCCACTTTGCTCATCAGCACTCTGGCTCAGCTCATCATGGACCCATACTGCCGCACACTGGAGGGCTTCCTGGCTCTGCTGGAGAGGGAGTGGGTAcag GCAGGACACCCATTCCAGCAGCGATGTGCCCACTCGGCCTACTCCCATGCCCGTCTCCAGCAGGAGTCCCCGgtcttcctgctgctgctggactgTGTGTGGCAGCTGTGGCGTCAGTTCCCCCTGGCACTGGGCTTCTCTGAGGCGCTGCTCCTGAGGTTGGCGACTGAGGCCTATGCGTCTAACTATGGCACCTTCCTGTGTAACAGCGATCAGGAGAG GTGTGTTCTAGGACTGAAGGAGAACACTCACTGTTTGTTCCAGGCACTGTTGAGGCCCAGGGAGAGAGACTGCTACTCTAACCCCTTGTATGAGCCCACTGAGCTGGCAATCTGGCCCTCAGTCCACCCTCAGTCCCTACAGCTTTGGAGAG GCTTTTTTCTGAGGCGGACCCCACAGGCTCGTCACCTTGAAGAGGTTCAGGAGGAAATAAGGAACATGGTCATTAAGTGGGGGAAACTGGCGCTCAGCTGA
- the zgc:154055 gene encoding myotubularin-related protein 9-like isoform X2, translating into MEFSEHIKTANVEDVVLRQPLQPPSRGTLCITGHHLLFSDREEGSSRQVLLLLRNIDAIEKSVENLLGYSCVFANAGNSQKRISESSGTITIKCKDLHVLQLDIPGMEQCLNIARSIETLSCLDSVSEMYPFFYRPSDANLPDQWGLSSPEKHYSQMKELHDRWRLSTVNREYLVCPSYPPAVIVPKNIDDDMLEKVAKFRQGGRFPVLCYYHKKNGTVIMRSSQPLTGANRKRCREDEQLLQAAIEGSDKGYIIDTRSSQQALQASMTGGGFESKSCYSSWKRLHRQMERGKALQESLIKLVEACGDEYHNMDRWLSKLENSKWLSHVQTALSTAGLLAECVERDGHSVLVYGSEGKDSTLLISTLAQLIMDPYCRTLEGFLALLEREWVQAGHPFQQRCAHSAYSHARLQQESPVFLLLLDCVWQLWRQFPLALGFSEALLLRLATEAYASNYGTFLCNSDQERCVLGLKENTHCLFQALLRPRERDCYSNPLYEPTELAIWPSVHPQSLQLWRGFFLRRTPQARHLEEVQEEIRNMVIKWGKLALS; encoded by the exons ATGGAGTTTTCTGAGCATATCAAGACCGCGAATGTGGAGGATGTTGTGCTCCGACAGCCGCTACAACCGCCGAGCAGAGGCACCCTGTGCATCACCGGCCACCACCTGCTCTTCTCGGACAGGGAGGAGGGCAGCTCTCGGCAGGTTCTGCTGCTCCTCAGGAACATCGATGCCATTGAGAAAAG TGTGGAAAACCTTTTGGGCTACTCCTGCGTCTTCGCTAATGCAGGCAACAGTCAAAAAAG aatatCTGAATCTTCAGGGACGATTACTATCAAGTGTAAAGATCTGCACGTGCTCCAGCTTGACATCCCAGGCATGGAGCAGTGTCTCAACATTGCACGCTCTATCGAG ACCCTGTCCTGTCTGGACAGTGTGTCAGAGATGTACCCTTTCTTTTACAGACCTTCTGATGCCAACCTGCCGGACCAGTGGGGTCTCTCGTCCCCTGAAAAGCACTACAGTCAAATGAAGGAACTT CATGATCGGTGGAGACTAAGCACTGTGAACAGAGAATACTTAGTGTGTCCCTCTTACCCTCCAGCTGTCATCGTCCCCAAGAACATAGACGATGACATGCTGGAGAAGGTGGCCAAATTCAGACAGGGAGGACGCTTCCCTGTCCTCTGCTACTACCATAAGAAGAATGGCACG GTAATTATGCGCAGCAGTCAGCCGCTGACGGGAGCCAATAGGAAGCGCTGCAGGGAAGATGAGCAACTCCTCCAGGCTGCGATTGAAGGCTCAGACAAAGGTTACATTATTGACACACGCTCCAGTCAGCAGGCACTGCAGGCAAGCATGACAGGCGGAGGGTTTGAGTCCAAATCGTGTTATAGCAGCTGGAAGAGACTACACAGACAAATGGAGAG GGGTAAAGCACTGCAGGAGAGTCTAATTAAACTGGTGGAGGCCTGTGGTGACGAGTACCATAATATGGACCGTTGGCTCAGTAAGCTTGAAAATTCAAAGTGGCTGTCTCACGTCCAAACTGCCCTGTCAACTGCTGGTCTGCTGGCGGAGTGTGTGGAGAG GGACGGTCATTCAGTTCTGGTTTACGGCTCTGAAGGGAAAGACTCCACTTTGCTCATCAGCACTCTGGCTCAGCTCATCATGGACCCATACTGCCGCACACTGGAGGGCTTCCTGGCTCTGCTGGAGAGGGAGTGGGTAcag GCAGGACACCCATTCCAGCAGCGATGTGCCCACTCGGCCTACTCCCATGCCCGTCTCCAGCAGGAGTCCCCGgtcttcctgctgctgctggactgTGTGTGGCAGCTGTGGCGTCAGTTCCCCCTGGCACTGGGCTTCTCTGAGGCGCTGCTCCTGAGGTTGGCGACTGAGGCCTATGCGTCTAACTATGGCACCTTCCTGTGTAACAGCGATCAGGAGAG GTGTGTTCTAGGACTGAAGGAGAACACTCACTGTTTGTTCCAGGCACTGTTGAGGCCCAGGGAGAGAGACTGCTACTCTAACCCCTTGTATGAGCCCACTGAGCTGGCAATCTGGCCCTCAGTCCACCCTCAGTCCCTACAGCTTTGGAGAG GCTTTTTTCTGAGGCGGACCCCACAGGCTCGTCACCTTGAAGAGGTTCAGGAGGAAATAAGGAACATGGTCATTAAGTGGGGGAAACTGGCGCTCAGCTGA
- the zgc:154055 gene encoding myotubularin-related protein 9-like isoform X6 gives MWRMLCSDSRYNRRAEAPCASPATTCSSRTGRRAALGRFCCSSGTSMPLRKEYLNLQGRLLSSVKICTCSSLTSQAWSSVSTLHALSRPSDANLPDQWGLSSPEKHYSQMKELHDRWRLSTVNREYLVCPSYPPAVIVPKNIDDDMLEKVAKFRQGGRFPVLCYYHKKNGTVIMRSSQPLTGANRKRCREDEQLLQAAIEGSDKGYIIDTRSSQQALQASMTGGGFESKSCYSSWKRLHRQMERGKALQESLIKLVEACGDEYHNMDRWLSKLENSKWLSHVQTALSTAGLLAECVERDGHSVLVYGSEGKDSTLLISTLAQLIMDPYCRTLEGFLALLEREWVQAGHPFQQRCAHSAYSHARLQQESPVFLLLLDCVWQLWRQFPLALGFSEALLLRLATEAYASNYGTFLCNSDQERCVLGLKENTHCLFQALLRPRERDCYSNPLYEPTELAIWPSVHPQSLQLWRGFFLRRTPQARHLEEVQEEIRNMVIKWGKLALS, from the exons ATGTGGAGGATGTTGTGCTCCGACAGCCGCTACAACCGCCGAGCAGAGGCACCCTGTGCATCACCGGCCACCACCTGCTCTTCTCGGACAGGGAGGAGGGCAGCTCTCGGCAGGTTCTGCTGCTCCTCAGGAACATCGATGCCATTGAGAAAAG aatatCTGAATCTTCAGGGACGATTACTATCAAGTGTAAAGATCTGCACGTGCTCCAGCTTGACATCCCAGGCATGGAGCAGTGTCTCAACATTGCACGCTCTATCGAG ACCTTCTGATGCCAACCTGCCGGACCAGTGGGGTCTCTCGTCCCCTGAAAAGCACTACAGTCAAATGAAGGAACTT CATGATCGGTGGAGACTAAGCACTGTGAACAGAGAATACTTAGTGTGTCCCTCTTACCCTCCAGCTGTCATCGTCCCCAAGAACATAGACGATGACATGCTGGAGAAGGTGGCCAAATTCAGACAGGGAGGACGCTTCCCTGTCCTCTGCTACTACCATAAGAAGAATGGCACG GTAATTATGCGCAGCAGTCAGCCGCTGACGGGAGCCAATAGGAAGCGCTGCAGGGAAGATGAGCAACTCCTCCAGGCTGCGATTGAAGGCTCAGACAAAGGTTACATTATTGACACACGCTCCAGTCAGCAGGCACTGCAGGCAAGCATGACAGGCGGAGGGTTTGAGTCCAAATCGTGTTATAGCAGCTGGAAGAGACTACACAGACAAATGGAGAG GGGTAAAGCACTGCAGGAGAGTCTAATTAAACTGGTGGAGGCCTGTGGTGACGAGTACCATAATATGGACCGTTGGCTCAGTAAGCTTGAAAATTCAAAGTGGCTGTCTCACGTCCAAACTGCCCTGTCAACTGCTGGTCTGCTGGCGGAGTGTGTGGAGAG GGACGGTCATTCAGTTCTGGTTTACGGCTCTGAAGGGAAAGACTCCACTTTGCTCATCAGCACTCTGGCTCAGCTCATCATGGACCCATACTGCCGCACACTGGAGGGCTTCCTGGCTCTGCTGGAGAGGGAGTGGGTAcag GCAGGACACCCATTCCAGCAGCGATGTGCCCACTCGGCCTACTCCCATGCCCGTCTCCAGCAGGAGTCCCCGgtcttcctgctgctgctggactgTGTGTGGCAGCTGTGGCGTCAGTTCCCCCTGGCACTGGGCTTCTCTGAGGCGCTGCTCCTGAGGTTGGCGACTGAGGCCTATGCGTCTAACTATGGCACCTTCCTGTGTAACAGCGATCAGGAGAG GTGTGTTCTAGGACTGAAGGAGAACACTCACTGTTTGTTCCAGGCACTGTTGAGGCCCAGGGAGAGAGACTGCTACTCTAACCCCTTGTATGAGCCCACTGAGCTGGCAATCTGGCCCTCAGTCCACCCTCAGTCCCTACAGCTTTGGAGAG GCTTTTTTCTGAGGCGGACCCCACAGGCTCGTCACCTTGAAGAGGTTCAGGAGGAAATAAGGAACATGGTCATTAAGTGGGGGAAACTGGCGCTCAGCTGA
- the zgc:154055 gene encoding myotubularin-related protein 9-like isoform X1 — protein MEFSEHIKTANVEDVVLRQPLQPPSRGTLCITGHHLLFSDREEGSSRQVLLLLRNIDAIEKSVENLLGYSCVFANAGNSQKSVENLLGYSCVFANAGNSQKRISESSGTITIKCKDLHVLQLDIPGMEQCLNIARSIETLSCLDSVSEMYPFFYRPSDANLPDQWGLSSPEKHYSQMKELHDRWRLSTVNREYLVCPSYPPAVIVPKNIDDDMLEKVAKFRQGGRFPVLCYYHKKNGTVIMRSSQPLTGANRKRCREDEQLLQAAIEGSDKGYIIDTRSSQQALQASMTGGGFESKSCYSSWKRLHRQMERGKALQESLIKLVEACGDEYHNMDRWLSKLENSKWLSHVQTALSTAGLLAECVERDGHSVLVYGSEGKDSTLLISTLAQLIMDPYCRTLEGFLALLEREWVQAGHPFQQRCAHSAYSHARLQQESPVFLLLLDCVWQLWRQFPLALGFSEALLLRLATEAYASNYGTFLCNSDQERCVLGLKENTHCLFQALLRPRERDCYSNPLYEPTELAIWPSVHPQSLQLWRGFFLRRTPQARHLEEVQEEIRNMVIKWGKLALS, from the exons ATGGAGTTTTCTGAGCATATCAAGACCGCGAATGTGGAGGATGTTGTGCTCCGACAGCCGCTACAACCGCCGAGCAGAGGCACCCTGTGCATCACCGGCCACCACCTGCTCTTCTCGGACAGGGAGGAGGGCAGCTCTCGGCAGGTTCTGCTGCTCCTCAGGAACATCGATGCCATTGAGAAAAG TGTGGAAAACCTTTTGGGCTACTCCTGCGTCTTCGCTAATGCAGGCAACAGTCAAAAAAG TGTGGAAAACCTTTTGGGCTACTCCTGCGTCTTCGCTAATGCAGGCAACAGTCAAAAAAG aatatCTGAATCTTCAGGGACGATTACTATCAAGTGTAAAGATCTGCACGTGCTCCAGCTTGACATCCCAGGCATGGAGCAGTGTCTCAACATTGCACGCTCTATCGAG ACCCTGTCCTGTCTGGACAGTGTGTCAGAGATGTACCCTTTCTTTTACAGACCTTCTGATGCCAACCTGCCGGACCAGTGGGGTCTCTCGTCCCCTGAAAAGCACTACAGTCAAATGAAGGAACTT CATGATCGGTGGAGACTAAGCACTGTGAACAGAGAATACTTAGTGTGTCCCTCTTACCCTCCAGCTGTCATCGTCCCCAAGAACATAGACGATGACATGCTGGAGAAGGTGGCCAAATTCAGACAGGGAGGACGCTTCCCTGTCCTCTGCTACTACCATAAGAAGAATGGCACG GTAATTATGCGCAGCAGTCAGCCGCTGACGGGAGCCAATAGGAAGCGCTGCAGGGAAGATGAGCAACTCCTCCAGGCTGCGATTGAAGGCTCAGACAAAGGTTACATTATTGACACACGCTCCAGTCAGCAGGCACTGCAGGCAAGCATGACAGGCGGAGGGTTTGAGTCCAAATCGTGTTATAGCAGCTGGAAGAGACTACACAGACAAATGGAGAG GGGTAAAGCACTGCAGGAGAGTCTAATTAAACTGGTGGAGGCCTGTGGTGACGAGTACCATAATATGGACCGTTGGCTCAGTAAGCTTGAAAATTCAAAGTGGCTGTCTCACGTCCAAACTGCCCTGTCAACTGCTGGTCTGCTGGCGGAGTGTGTGGAGAG GGACGGTCATTCAGTTCTGGTTTACGGCTCTGAAGGGAAAGACTCCACTTTGCTCATCAGCACTCTGGCTCAGCTCATCATGGACCCATACTGCCGCACACTGGAGGGCTTCCTGGCTCTGCTGGAGAGGGAGTGGGTAcag GCAGGACACCCATTCCAGCAGCGATGTGCCCACTCGGCCTACTCCCATGCCCGTCTCCAGCAGGAGTCCCCGgtcttcctgctgctgctggactgTGTGTGGCAGCTGTGGCGTCAGTTCCCCCTGGCACTGGGCTTCTCTGAGGCGCTGCTCCTGAGGTTGGCGACTGAGGCCTATGCGTCTAACTATGGCACCTTCCTGTGTAACAGCGATCAGGAGAG GTGTGTTCTAGGACTGAAGGAGAACACTCACTGTTTGTTCCAGGCACTGTTGAGGCCCAGGGAGAGAGACTGCTACTCTAACCCCTTGTATGAGCCCACTGAGCTGGCAATCTGGCCCTCAGTCCACCCTCAGTCCCTACAGCTTTGGAGAG GCTTTTTTCTGAGGCGGACCCCACAGGCTCGTCACCTTGAAGAGGTTCAGGAGGAAATAAGGAACATGGTCATTAAGTGGGGGAAACTGGCGCTCAGCTGA